The following proteins come from a genomic window of Edaphobacter sp. 4G125:
- the proC gene encoding pyrroline-5-carboxylate reductase → MSDETYEVVAPTPAMPQLRVAILGTGKMGGILLQAFLKNNLLGPDQIFATVHHPDRAQALSAQYGIDVTTDNLEAAKQADVILLGVKPAQVPALIQHIRPALSPEKTILSIAASVKTHSIEEAAGHDLAVVRAMPNTPSMLAAGVTALCPGRFVSEEQMLIAQKVFQTVGRTVVVDEKHMDAVTGLSGSGPAYIYIIIEALAEAGVNVGLPRDVATLLAAQTTLGSARMVLETGYHPALLKDAVTTPAGCTVDGILELEEGGLRVTLIKAVKRATQRARELANG, encoded by the coding sequence ATGAGCGACGAAACGTACGAAGTTGTAGCGCCGACTCCGGCGATGCCTCAATTGCGCGTGGCTATTCTCGGCACAGGCAAGATGGGAGGCATCCTTCTGCAGGCCTTTTTGAAGAACAACCTTCTTGGGCCGGACCAGATCTTTGCCACTGTTCACCATCCAGATCGCGCTCAGGCGCTTTCGGCCCAGTATGGCATCGATGTGACAACAGATAACCTTGAAGCGGCCAAACAGGCAGATGTGATTCTGCTTGGAGTCAAACCTGCACAGGTCCCCGCGCTGATTCAACACATTCGCCCCGCGCTATCGCCAGAGAAGACGATTCTCTCGATCGCCGCCTCGGTAAAGACCCATAGCATTGAAGAGGCCGCAGGACATGATCTTGCTGTAGTTCGCGCTATGCCAAATACGCCTTCTATGCTGGCAGCCGGCGTTACAGCTCTATGCCCGGGCAGATTCGTCTCCGAAGAGCAGATGCTCATCGCCCAGAAGGTTTTCCAGACCGTTGGACGCACCGTTGTCGTCGATGAAAAGCACATGGACGCGGTAACCGGCCTTTCCGGTTCGGGACCAGCCTACATATACATCATTATCGAGGCCCTGGCAGAGGCCGGAGTCAACGTTGGCCTGCCTCGCGATGTCGCCACGTTGCTGGCAGCGCAAACGACCCTGGGCTCGGCCCGCATGGTGCTCGAGACTGGCTATCACCCTGCATTGCTGAAGGATGCGGTCACAACACCCGCTGGCTGTACCGTGGACGGAATCCTCGAGCTGGAAGAGGGCGGGTTACGTGTAACTCTCATCAAGGCTGTCAAACGGGCTACCCAGCGGGCGAGAGAACTGGCCAACGGCTAG
- a CDS encoding RNA polymerase sigma factor has protein sequence MPETPIDSWRITEQNRLFSEAMERNWPRLRNFLHRYARDTGEAEDILQDVFYELLEAYRMMKPIEHVSSWLFRVARNRVVDLFRKRKAASLSEPAMAEDDSSSLTLEDLLPSPDEGPDAIYARMIMLEAIEDAIEELPKEQREIFIAHEVMGVSFKDYAAETGVGVNTLLSRKRYAVLSLRQRLQSLYDEVAGEK, from the coding sequence ATGCCTGAGACACCCATCGATAGTTGGAGAATTACGGAGCAGAACCGGCTCTTCTCTGAGGCTATGGAGCGGAACTGGCCCAGGCTGCGCAATTTCTTGCACCGATACGCCAGAGATACAGGAGAGGCAGAAGACATCCTGCAAGATGTCTTTTATGAACTGCTCGAGGCCTATCGCATGATGAAACCGATTGAGCATGTCAGCAGTTGGCTCTTTCGGGTGGCGCGGAATCGCGTGGTGGACCTGTTTCGGAAGAGAAAAGCTGCGTCGTTGAGTGAACCTGCTATGGCTGAGGATGATAGCTCATCCTTGACCCTGGAAGACCTCCTACCTTCCCCAGACGAAGGACCGGATGCGATTTATGCGCGCATGATCATGTTGGAGGCAATCGAAGATGCCATTGAAGAATTGCCGAAGGAGCAACGCGAAATCTTTATTGCTCACGAGGTGATGGGGGTCAGTTTCAAAGACTATGCCGCTGAGACGGGAGTTGGAGTGAACACCCTTCTTTCGCGAAAACGTTACGCGGTGTTGTCTCTGCGGCAGCGCCTCCAATCTCTGTATGACGAGGTTGCAGGAGAAAAATGA
- a CDS encoding DUF885 domain-containing protein, with protein MKKLSSVAVRVAAGLLVFGSGNLLPSTSWAQATAVATAQDQPQTVEERSKALASLLDEIWQDRLKHSPEFASFLGDKRYNDQWSDYSVQEVNASLARGRVFIDRLGAIDTTGLKSQEILSRDLMIRDLTDAQEAARFKEWEMPVNQFSGFHTDIVQLVNNLTFETVKDYDDYITRLKKIPTVFSQNMTDMQLGMDEGRVPPAYLLEKVVAQTEAIANQKPEESPFAAPLKKFPASISTPDRQRITQEMAQAIVTTVLPTYARFARFLKAQYVPAGRKEPGVWSLPDGDAYYAFRVRQSTTMDKSPEEIHEIGLEQVKRDEAEMLVIVKKLGFQDIKSFSAAMKTNPKLHPTSKEALIDSYKNYIAQMQPKLPQLFGTLPKAKLEVVPVPAYIEKDQAAAYYDPGSPDGKRPGRVYINTYNFADRSLASVEAVAYHEGVPGHHLQISIAQELTGLPEFRKQEYFTAYTEGWGLYSERLGKEIGFYQDPYSDYGRLEADIWRAIRLVVDTGVHYKHWTRQQMVDYFHDHSAIDEPNIQAEVDRYIAWPGQALGYKMGQLKILELRQKAQTALGPKFDLKAFHDVVLDSGALPMDLLEKQVDAWIAAQKK; from the coding sequence ATGAAAAAGCTTTCATCGGTCGCGGTTCGTGTAGCAGCTGGTCTTTTGGTCTTTGGATCAGGCAATCTCCTCCCCTCCACGTCATGGGCACAAGCCACCGCCGTTGCTACCGCGCAGGATCAGCCACAGACCGTCGAAGAGCGGAGTAAAGCTCTCGCCTCACTGCTGGACGAGATATGGCAGGACCGGCTGAAGCACTCCCCCGAGTTTGCGTCCTTCCTCGGCGACAAACGGTACAACGACCAATGGAGCGACTACTCCGTGCAGGAGGTCAATGCCTCCCTTGCCCGTGGTCGCGTCTTCATCGATCGCCTGGGCGCAATCGATACAACCGGCCTGAAGTCGCAGGAGATTCTCTCCCGCGATCTGATGATTCGTGACCTGACAGATGCTCAAGAGGCTGCCCGTTTCAAGGAATGGGAGATGCCGGTCAATCAGTTTAGCGGCTTCCATACCGATATCGTGCAACTGGTCAACAATCTCACCTTCGAGACCGTAAAAGACTATGACGACTACATCACCCGACTGAAGAAGATTCCTACCGTCTTCTCGCAGAATATGACCGACATGCAACTAGGAATGGATGAAGGCCGCGTCCCGCCTGCCTACCTGCTTGAGAAGGTCGTCGCTCAAACCGAGGCAATCGCAAACCAGAAGCCGGAAGAGAGCCCGTTCGCAGCGCCGCTCAAGAAGTTCCCCGCATCGATCAGCACACCTGATCGTCAGCGAATCACGCAGGAAATGGCGCAGGCCATCGTCACCACGGTGCTTCCTACCTATGCGCGTTTCGCTCGCTTTCTAAAGGCGCAATACGTTCCTGCTGGACGTAAGGAGCCCGGCGTATGGTCGCTGCCCGATGGAGACGCTTATTACGCTTTCCGTGTTCGCCAGAGCACGACCATGGATAAGTCTCCCGAGGAGATCCATGAGATCGGTCTCGAGCAGGTGAAACGAGACGAGGCCGAGATGCTCGTCATCGTCAAGAAGCTTGGTTTCCAGGACATCAAGAGCTTCAGCGCGGCGATGAAAACCAATCCCAAGCTGCATCCGACATCGAAGGAAGCTTTAATCGATTCTTATAAGAACTACATCGCGCAGATGCAGCCGAAGCTGCCGCAATTGTTCGGAACTCTGCCCAAGGCGAAGCTTGAGGTTGTTCCCGTACCGGCTTATATCGAGAAAGATCAGGCGGCGGCATATTACGATCCCGGCAGCCCGGATGGTAAACGGCCCGGACGTGTCTACATCAACACTTACAACTTTGCTGACCGCTCTCTCGCATCAGTAGAAGCAGTGGCCTACCACGAGGGCGTTCCCGGGCATCATCTCCAGATCTCGATCGCACAGGAACTAACTGGCCTTCCGGAGTTCCGCAAACAGGAATACTTCACCGCCTACACCGAAGGATGGGGCCTGTACAGTGAACGACTAGGCAAAGAGATTGGCTTCTACCAGGATCCCTATAGCGACTACGGTCGCCTTGAAGCCGATATCTGGCGCGCCATCCGGCTGGTAGTCGATACCGGTGTTCATTACAAGCACTGGACCCGTCAGCAGATGGTCGACTACTTCCATGATCACTCAGCCATCGACGAACCGAACATCCAGGCTGAGGTCGACCGCTACATCGCGTGGCCAGGCCAAGCACTGGGATACAAGATGGGGCAATTGAAGATTCTTGAGCTACGCCAGAAGGCGCAGACTGCTCTTGGACCAAAGTTCGATCTCAAAGCCTTCCACGATGTTGTACTGGATTCGGGTGCGTTACCCATGGATCTTCTGGAGAAGCAGGTGGACGCCTGGATCGCCGCTCAGAAGAAGTAA
- the ppk1 gene encoding polyphosphate kinase 1: MSTEKRSTAASLKGSAQRKSSASTKPVESYFLNRDESWLKFNQRVLEEAQDPENPLLERVKFLAITASNLDEFFEIRVAGTLQRLEEGFHQPFPDEGGLTPEERLDLISKQMAEFVAAQYHCWNQLLLPAMHKEKIRVLRWGELSEPARAHASQFYIDEVDPLLTPVTIDPSHPFPRVLNKALCLALLLRYKRKRSDRSRNTVPSLGVVTVPRSLPRLIVLPSEDGYYDFIMLHELIESQVEKMFRGYEVLTRVPFRVTRNSNLYMQEEESRSVLESVRSELHNRRKGDAVRLEIESSAPEEIVERLRINFELEPWQVYKTDGPVNLSRLMNLYSEVKRPALKFPVFSGKEFRLSPKSTDIFDELRKRDVLLHHPFDSYSTVEEFIEAGAIDPNVISIKQTLYRTSKDSPIFRSLIEAAQSKDVTVVVELMARFDEDSNIRWARELEDAGVGVYHGIYGFKTHCKLALLVRRDPDGIVRRYAHLGTGNYNPVTARFYTDISLLTSRIELTSAVQKVFNYLTAETESTSYDPLLVAPLTLADKLIGLIERETEHAKAGHPSGIIAKMNGLLDQRTVETLYKASQAGVEIDLIVRGTCSLRPGVKGLSEKIRVRSIVGRFLEHSRIFHFKNGGEEELYCGSADWMPRNLVERCEVVFPIAQPDLKKRLRDEILASYLKDNTKARLLQPNGEYIRALKSGESFAAQDYLMSLVTDSTEEKILVRKPSGD; encoded by the coding sequence ATGAGCACGGAGAAACGATCCACAGCTGCAAGCCTAAAAGGCTCTGCCCAACGGAAGTCTTCGGCGTCCACAAAGCCTGTAGAGAGCTATTTTCTCAACCGCGACGAGTCTTGGCTCAAGTTCAATCAACGTGTGCTCGAAGAAGCGCAGGACCCTGAAAACCCCCTCCTCGAGCGCGTGAAATTTCTTGCAATTACAGCCAGCAACCTGGATGAGTTCTTTGAGATTCGGGTAGCTGGAACACTCCAAAGGCTCGAAGAAGGCTTCCACCAGCCATTTCCGGATGAAGGTGGTCTGACCCCTGAGGAGCGTCTGGATCTCATCAGCAAGCAGATGGCTGAGTTTGTAGCTGCTCAATATCATTGCTGGAACCAGCTCCTTCTCCCAGCCATGCACAAGGAGAAGATTAGGGTCCTGCGTTGGGGAGAGCTCAGCGAGCCTGCCCGCGCGCATGCATCGCAGTTCTATATCGATGAAGTCGATCCCCTCCTCACTCCCGTGACAATCGACCCTTCGCATCCCTTCCCGCGTGTCTTGAACAAGGCACTCTGCCTTGCTCTGCTCCTGCGTTATAAGAGGAAGCGTAGCGATCGTTCGCGCAATACGGTACCTTCTTTGGGCGTTGTAACCGTCCCGCGTTCCCTTCCCCGCCTGATCGTTCTGCCCAGTGAAGACGGCTATTACGACTTCATCATGCTGCACGAGCTGATCGAATCACAGGTAGAAAAGATGTTTCGCGGATATGAAGTCCTGACCCGCGTTCCCTTTCGCGTGACTCGCAATAGCAATCTTTATATGCAGGAAGAAGAGTCGCGTTCTGTGCTGGAGAGCGTGCGTTCGGAGCTGCACAATCGCCGCAAAGGCGACGCCGTGCGACTCGAGATTGAAAGCAGCGCGCCTGAGGAGATCGTCGAGCGGCTGCGCATAAACTTCGAGCTCGAACCCTGGCAGGTCTACAAAACCGACGGTCCCGTCAATCTCTCTCGACTAATGAATCTGTATTCCGAAGTCAAAAGGCCGGCGCTAAAGTTTCCCGTCTTCTCCGGCAAGGAGTTCAGGCTCAGCCCCAAAAGCACAGATATCTTCGATGAACTACGAAAGAGAGACGTTCTGCTCCATCATCCCTTCGACTCCTACTCTACCGTCGAGGAATTTATCGAAGCTGGTGCGATCGATCCAAATGTCATTTCCATTAAGCAAACGCTGTACCGTACCAGTAAGGACTCTCCCATCTTTCGCTCCTTGATTGAAGCGGCCCAAAGCAAAGATGTGACCGTTGTCGTCGAGCTGATGGCGCGTTTCGATGAAGACTCCAACATCCGCTGGGCACGTGAATTGGAAGACGCAGGCGTTGGTGTCTATCACGGCATCTATGGCTTCAAAACTCATTGCAAACTCGCCCTGCTGGTTCGCCGCGATCCTGATGGAATAGTGCGGCGTTATGCTCATCTCGGAACTGGAAACTACAACCCAGTCACCGCCCGCTTTTACACTGACATCAGCCTGCTCACCTCACGCATCGAACTAACCTCTGCTGTGCAGAAGGTCTTCAATTACCTGACCGCCGAGACGGAATCCACAAGTTACGACCCACTCCTCGTGGCTCCACTCACATTGGCGGACAAGCTCATCGGTCTGATTGAGCGCGAAACCGAGCATGCGAAGGCCGGGCATCCCTCGGGTATTATCGCGAAGATGAATGGCCTTCTGGATCAACGCACAGTCGAGACGCTTTACAAGGCTTCACAGGCAGGCGTGGAGATTGATCTGATTGTCCGTGGAACGTGCTCGCTACGACCGGGAGTGAAGGGCCTCAGCGAAAAGATACGCGTTCGAAGCATCGTCGGAAGATTTCTGGAACATAGCCGTATTTTTCATTTTAAAAACGGCGGCGAAGAGGAGCTCTATTGCGGCAGTGCCGACTGGATGCCAAGAAACCTGGTGGAGCGATGCGAAGTCGTCTTTCCCATCGCACAACCCGACCTCAAGAAACGTCTGCGTGACGAGATCTTAGCTTCCTACCTGAAAGACAACACAAAGGCTCGGTTGCTACAACCAAATGGAGAGTATATCCGTGCACTAAAGAGCGGTGAATCATTCGCTGCTCAGGATTACTTAATGAGTCTTGTCACCGATTCGACTGAAGAAAAGATTCTTGTCAGAAAACCTTCTGGCGATTGA
- a CDS encoding COX15/CtaA family protein encodes MATTTAASVRQAPHALVRYAWFVVAYNILVILWGALVRATGSGAGCGNHWPLCNGQVIPLSPRADTIIEFTHRCMTGGAIFFVPALLIWTFRSTIKGQAARLMAVASTILLVNEAILGALLVKLGYVTGNQSVGRVVMLSIHLSNTLLLLGALTLTAVMLKTGQLTRHLRLRGARATWIVIGLVATIVVGVSGSLAALGDTLFPVSSLRAAIEQDLSSSSPLLLRLRGVHPLSAFIAAAFVIWIITQAKRVGANRLATLVLILLGIQFALGVLDIVLLAPTWMQIVHLLGADLYWTALVTLSAQLLWKPTSHPAQY; translated from the coding sequence ATGGCTACCACAACTGCGGCATCGGTCAGGCAGGCTCCCCACGCTTTGGTGCGTTATGCATGGTTTGTGGTGGCGTACAACATTCTCGTGATCCTGTGGGGTGCACTGGTGCGTGCCACAGGATCAGGGGCAGGCTGCGGGAATCACTGGCCACTGTGTAATGGGCAGGTCATTCCACTCTCACCGCGCGCCGATACCATCATCGAGTTCACACACCGGTGCATGACCGGCGGAGCAATCTTCTTTGTACCAGCACTACTCATCTGGACCTTTCGCTCAACGATCAAAGGCCAGGCTGCACGCCTAATGGCCGTAGCCTCGACAATCCTACTGGTCAATGAAGCGATTCTCGGCGCACTACTAGTCAAACTGGGTTATGTGACCGGCAACCAGTCTGTTGGCCGCGTTGTAATGTTGTCCATTCACTTGAGCAATACTCTTCTGCTGCTCGGAGCCTTGACCCTGACAGCCGTCATGTTGAAGACCGGCCAGCTGACACGCCATCTGCGGCTGCGTGGAGCCAGAGCTACATGGATCGTGATTGGATTGGTCGCCACCATCGTCGTAGGCGTTAGCGGGTCGCTGGCAGCTCTTGGTGACACTCTCTTCCCTGTCTCCAGTCTGCGCGCAGCAATCGAGCAAGATCTCTCTTCAAGCTCTCCTCTGCTGCTTCGATTGCGCGGCGTGCATCCACTGAGCGCTTTCATCGCTGCAGCCTTTGTGATCTGGATCATCACGCAAGCGAAACGGGTAGGCGCAAATCGTCTCGCAACTCTTGTTCTCATCTTGCTTGGAATACAGTTCGCGCTGGGGGTGCTGGATATCGTCTTGCTGGCGCCAACGTGGATGCAGATCGTGCACCTTCTGGGAGCCGATCTCTACTGGACTGCACTCGTGACGCTCTCCGCCCAGTTATTATGGAAACCCACATCTCATCCCGCCCAGTATTAA
- a CDS encoding sigma 54-interacting transcriptional regulator, which yields MSLSALTRVSDNPHDNAPTLIGDSASTQRVRLQIERIGPHFRTVLVRGETGTGKERVARALHARSSRADEQFLLCHASVLAEDPSLLRSMLEKAIQGTLFIAGIEEIPIEAQKGFLRILDQRTGTKLIVSSTQDLRGMAAAGLFRHDLYHRLAIEIPLEPLRRRMEDLPSLAKHFLEKFSIQYERQIEEIAPEAWERLLTHSWPGNVRELENVIHNGVLQCSGTTLNPEDLSLSPSASTAVQSSDLRKAGSTLKLQDVIDQHVLRVLSDCSGNKVRAAEILGISRSTLYRMLEGSSEQRLQPQN from the coding sequence ATGTCTCTCTCGGCTTTAACCCGCGTTTCAGATAACCCACACGACAATGCTCCAACGCTAATCGGAGATAGCGCATCAACACAGCGCGTCCGCCTGCAGATTGAGCGTATCGGGCCACACTTCCGGACCGTGCTGGTCCGCGGCGAAACCGGAACAGGCAAAGAGCGCGTCGCGCGCGCTCTGCACGCCAGAAGCAGTCGCGCCGATGAACAGTTTCTGCTCTGCCATGCCTCTGTGCTGGCTGAAGATCCCTCCCTGCTTCGCTCCATGCTGGAGAAAGCCATACAAGGAACACTCTTCATCGCTGGCATCGAAGAGATACCGATTGAGGCGCAGAAGGGTTTCCTGAGGATTCTCGACCAGCGAACCGGAACCAAGCTGATTGTCTCGAGCACTCAGGACCTGCGAGGGATGGCGGCCGCCGGGCTCTTTCGTCATGACCTCTACCATCGCCTGGCGATCGAAATTCCCCTGGAGCCTCTCCGACGAAGGATGGAGGATCTTCCCTCCCTGGCAAAACATTTTCTGGAGAAATTCTCAATCCAGTATGAGAGACAGATCGAAGAGATTGCTCCTGAGGCCTGGGAGAGACTGCTGACGCACTCTTGGCCAGGCAATGTACGAGAGCTGGAAAATGTTATCCACAATGGCGTTCTGCAATGCAGTGGAACAACGCTCAATCCTGAGGACCTATCTCTATCTCCGAGCGCGAGCACAGCCGTCCAATCATCGGATTTGCGGAAAGCCGGAAGCACCCTCAAATTGCAGGATGTGATCGACCAGCACGTACTGCGCGTACTGAGCGACTGCTCTGGAAACAAGGTTCGAGCAGCAGAAATTCTCGGCATCAGCCGGTCAACTCTCTACCGGATGCTGGAAGGCTCTTCCGAACAGAGGCTTCAGCCCCAGAACTGA